In bacterium, a genomic segment contains:
- the leuS gene encoding leucine--tRNA ligase, whose translation MYPFKEIEKKWRPVWQKMDLYATGKDKNKPKFYCLDFFPYPSGDGLSVGHCRNYIPSDVVTRLKRMQGYNVLHPMGWDGFGLPAENYALKMKMHPAKTTAQNAANYKRQFNLIEASYDWTKEINSTDPAYYRWTQWFFLLLFKRGLAYQAMGSQWWCPSCKTILANEQVEAGKCWRCNSDVTRKALKQWYFKITDYADRLINDLDKVDWPESIKMMQRNWIGRSEGTEIIFKTVDTGGNKHNIPVFTTRVDTIYGITFMTLAPEHPLVEKLTTSEQKNKVEAYVEESRRESEIERLSTEKEKTGVFTGSYAENPFNGDKVPIWIGDYVLLSYGTGAVMAVPAHDKRDFAFAKKYNIPIKEVISPDGKEHVLGDAYVEYGIMINSDQFNGLSSEEGIEKLSEFAKEHGFGGKKISYRFRDWLISRQRYWGAPIPIIQCKKCGIVPVPENELPVLLPDIEDFQPTGTGRSPLAKVDDFVNTKCPKCGGPAQRETDTMDGFACSSWYFLRFPNPDSSRAPFDKEKVKYWLPVDLYVGGAEHAVMHLLYARFWTKVMYDEGLIEFDEPFKVLKNQGMMLSHDNQKMSKSKGNVITPDSVAEEFGTDALRAYILFMGPFDQEVKWEQKGIKGVSRFLNRVWDIVLEAQRHKGTEAQRRDNKKDKILNMWIHKTIKRFTADIERLQFNTAVAALMEYINYLYEIKKDKEVTSSKLWIEALETLIRLLSPVTPFLSEELWHVTGHQHSIHKQVWPEYNEDAIKVDEIEIVVQINGKIKSRMQISTNLSEEEIKKLALDNQCIKEIIANKTIRKIFVVPGKLVNIVI comes from the coding sequence ATGTATCCATTTAAAGAAATAGAAAAAAAGTGGCGGCCAGTATGGCAGAAGATGGATCTGTATGCCACAGGTAAAGACAAAAACAAACCAAAGTTTTACTGTCTGGACTTTTTCCCCTACCCTTCTGGCGATGGTCTGAGTGTCGGGCATTGCCGTAATTACATCCCGTCAGATGTTGTAACCAGACTAAAAAGAATGCAGGGATATAATGTGCTGCATCCAATGGGATGGGATGGTTTTGGCCTTCCGGCAGAAAACTATGCGTTAAAGATGAAAATGCATCCGGCAAAAACTACTGCTCAAAATGCAGCAAACTATAAACGCCAGTTTAATCTAATTGAAGCAAGTTATGATTGGACAAAGGAAATCAATTCTACGGATCCTGCTTATTATCGCTGGACACAGTGGTTTTTCTTACTGCTTTTCAAAAGAGGGCTTGCATATCAGGCTATGGGTTCCCAGTGGTGGTGCCCTTCATGCAAAACAATTCTGGCAAATGAACAGGTAGAAGCAGGAAAATGCTGGCGCTGCAACTCGGATGTTACAAGAAAGGCCCTAAAGCAGTGGTATTTTAAAATAACAGATTATGCAGACCGGCTTATCAATGACCTGGATAAGGTTGACTGGCCTGAATCTATAAAAATGATGCAACGCAACTGGATTGGCCGCAGTGAAGGGACGGAAATAATATTCAAGACTGTTGATACTGGTGGAAACAAACATAATATTCCTGTTTTTACAACAAGGGTTGATACTATATACGGCATTACGTTTATGACACTTGCTCCGGAACATCCTCTTGTAGAAAAGCTAACTACATCCGAACAAAAAAACAAGGTAGAAGCGTATGTTGAAGAATCGCGCAGAGAGAGTGAAATAGAACGTCTATCTACAGAGAAAGAAAAGACAGGCGTTTTTACAGGCTCCTATGCAGAAAATCCATTTAATGGTGATAAAGTGCCAATCTGGATTGGGGATTATGTTCTTCTTTCCTATGGGACTGGCGCAGTGATGGCAGTACCTGCGCATGACAAAAGAGATTTTGCTTTTGCTAAAAAATATAATATTCCCATTAAAGAGGTTATAAGCCCTGATGGGAAAGAACATGTGTTAGGGGATGCATATGTTGAATATGGAATAATGATAAATTCAGATCAGTTTAATGGTTTATCATCAGAAGAGGGGATTGAGAAGCTTAGTGAATTTGCTAAAGAACACGGATTTGGCGGTAAAAAAATTTCGTACAGATTCAGAGACTGGCTCATATCCCGTCAAAGATATTGGGGAGCGCCTATTCCCATAATTCAGTGTAAAAAATGCGGCATAGTTCCTGTGCCAGAGAATGAACTCCCGGTATTGCTGCCGGACATTGAGGATTTTCAGCCAACAGGGACAGGCCGTTCTCCTCTGGCAAAGGTAGATGATTTTGTAAATACTAAATGCCCAAAATGCGGGGGGCCTGCACAAAGAGAAACTGATACAATGGACGGCTTTGCATGTTCTTCATGGTATTTTCTGCGATTTCCAAATCCGGATTCTTCAAGAGCTCCTTTTGATAAAGAAAAGGTCAAGTATTGGCTGCCTGTAGATTTATATGTTGGCGGCGCAGAGCATGCAGTTATGCACCTTCTATATGCGCGCTTCTGGACAAAAGTGATGTATGACGAGGGATTAATAGAATTCGATGAGCCATTTAAAGTTTTGAAAAATCAGGGAATGATGCTTTCCCATGATAATCAGAAGATGTCAAAGTCAAAGGGCAATGTTATAACCCCGGACAGTGTGGCAGAAGAATTTGGAACAGACGCTCTCAGAGCGTATATTCTGTTCATGGGTCCATTCGACCAGGAAGTAAAATGGGAACAAAAAGGAATAAAGGGAGTATCTCGTTTTCTTAACAGAGTATGGGATATCGTGCTTGAGGCACAGAGGCACAAAGGGACAGAGGCACAAAGAAGGGATAACAAGAAAGATAAAATATTAAACATGTGGATACACAAGACGATTAAGAGGTTTACCGCTGATATTGAGCGTCTTCAGTTTAATACTGCTGTTGCTGCTTTAATGGAGTATATCAACTATTTATATGAGATTAAGAAGGATAAAGAAGTTACATCCTCTAAACTGTGGATAGAGGCTTTGGAAACATTGATAAGATTATTGTCCCCTGTTACTCCTTTTCTATCAGAGGAACTGTGGCATGTTACGGGGCATCAGCATAGTATCCACAAGCAGGTGTGGCCTGAGTATAATGAGGACGCGATAAAAGTTGATGAAATTGAGATCGTTGTGCAGATTAATGGGAAGATAAAAAGCAGAATGCAAATAAGCACGAATCTCAGCGAAGAAGAAATCAAAAAACTTGCTCTGGATAATCAGTGTATAAAAGAAATTATAGCCAATAAAACAATTCGGAAGATATTTGTAGTTCCTGGAAAATTAGTTAATATTGTAATTTAG
- a CDS encoding Fic family protein, whose product MFQPKYTITDRLLSNIKRISEIIFDLNSRSFPKVVLARMERKAREMSAFSSTSIEGNPLPLTDVKRILKNRPEHIRDSEKEVLNYNSALVELNELTATKKAVFDLPLILHIQKIITQDLIANYNSGKIRQEPVFVNNPQTRQTVYWPPDQEEVLALLNDLLNYINRNQNKVDPLILAGIFHKQFVIIHPFTDGNGRTTRLATKILLAKMGLDTFNLFSFENYYNQNVSKYFQEVGAFGNYYDIKDQIDFTFWLEYFTDGLIDELLRVIKELTRETISPKTELKDYHKKIIYYIKEHGYITGRDYAKLTDRAKPTRNLDFRKLIDLRIIEKLGKGKATYYKLLTMPIS is encoded by the coding sequence ATGTTTCAGCCTAAATATACAATTACAGACAGACTTCTTTCAAATATCAAAAGAATAAGCGAAATTATTTTTGATCTCAATAGCCGCAGTTTTCCAAAGGTTGTTTTAGCCAGAATGGAAAGAAAAGCCAGAGAAATGTCGGCATTTTCATCTACCAGCATAGAAGGCAATCCCTTGCCGCTCACTGATGTCAAAAGGATTTTAAAAAACAGGCCCGAACATATCCGTGATAGTGAAAAAGAAGTTTTGAATTATAATAGCGCCCTCGTTGAATTGAATGAATTAACTGCAACAAAAAAGGCGGTCTTTGACTTGCCTTTAATTTTACATATCCAAAAAATCATTACTCAAGATTTAATCGCTAACTATAACTCAGGCAAGATAAGACAAGAACCAGTTTTTGTGAATAATCCACAAACCCGACAGACTGTTTACTGGCCGCCTGACCAAGAAGAAGTATTAGCGCTGCTCAATGATCTGCTCAATTACATTAATAGGAATCAAAATAAAGTCGATCCCCTAATCTTGGCAGGCATCTTCCATAAACAATTTGTTATCATTCATCCTTTTACAGACGGTAATGGACGTACGACTCGTTTAGCTACTAAAATACTACTCGCCAAAATGGGATTGGATACTTTTAACCTTTTTAGCTTTGAAAATTATTACAATCAAAATGTCAGCAAATATTTTCAAGAAGTCGGAGCTTTTGGCAATTATTACGACATCAAAGATCAAATTGATTTTACTTTCTGGCTGGAATATTTTACTGACGGACTTATTGATGAATTACTTAGAGTCATCAAAGAATTAACTCGGGAGACGATATCTCCAAAGACAGAGCTGAAAGATTACCACAAAAAAATAATTTATTACATTAAAGAGCATGGTTACATCACTGGTCGCGATTATGCTAAATTAACCGATAGAGCCAAGCCAACCAGAAATCTTGATTTTAGAAAATTGATAGATTTGAGAATTATCGAAAAATTGGGCAAAGGCAAGGCAACATATTATAAACTTCTAACAATGCCTATCTCTTAA
- the dprA gene encoding DNA-processing protein DprA — protein sequence MDNCTALIILNLLPGLGPIGIQNLIDKLGEPGAILETSESELKKISGLRKNLLESIIHWERIVDIERELALIKEKGIRIITILDDEYPFYLKNIHSPPAVLYIKTSSPLEFIPSIAIVGTRKASPYGEKITKELSAELSARGFIIVSGMARGIDSIAHRAALSAGGRTIAVLGCGVDIVYPKENEELAEQIQKQGALISEFGMGTSPSRENFPRRNRIISGLCLGVIVTEASARSGSLITTRFALEQGREIFSVPGKINAQNSEGVNGLIKHGAKLVQSVEDILSELQPAMYTNKITRKKIRENIPLKPANLSPEEKKIYDTLSDEPVHIDGIMDKTQFSIGTLSQILLTLELKKIIKQVPGKMFIRI from the coding sequence ATGGATAATTGTACAGCGCTTATAATTTTGAATTTACTCCCCGGCTTGGGGCCAATTGGCATACAAAACTTGATAGATAAACTTGGAGAGCCAGGAGCAATATTAGAAACGTCAGAGAGTGAGTTAAAGAAAATCAGCGGTCTAAGAAAAAACCTTTTAGAGAGCATAATACATTGGGAAAGAATTGTTGATATAGAGCGGGAATTAGCTTTAATCAAAGAGAAAGGAATAAGAATTATTACAATTCTGGATGATGAGTATCCTTTTTATCTAAAGAATATTCATTCTCCGCCAGCAGTGCTCTATATTAAAACCAGTTCTCCTCTTGAGTTTATTCCGTCAATAGCTATAGTTGGGACAAGAAAAGCCTCTCCCTACGGCGAAAAGATCACAAAAGAACTGAGTGCAGAGCTTTCCGCGCGGGGTTTTATAATTGTGAGCGGAATGGCAAGAGGAATAGACTCCATTGCTCACAGGGCAGCTCTCAGCGCAGGAGGCAGGACCATTGCTGTTTTAGGCTGCGGGGTTGACATTGTATATCCAAAAGAGAATGAGGAACTTGCTGAGCAAATTCAGAAACAGGGAGCTCTGATTTCAGAGTTTGGCATGGGAACCTCTCCGTCAAGAGAGAACTTTCCAAGAAGAAACAGGATAATTAGCGGACTGTGTCTGGGAGTAATTGTTACTGAGGCCTCAGCCCGCAGTGGATCACTTATTACAACCAGATTTGCTTTAGAACAAGGCAGGGAGATTTTCTCTGTACCGGGAAAAATCAACGCGCAGAATTCAGAAGGCGTGAATGGATTAATAAAGCATGGAGCGAAACTTGTTCAGAGTGTTGAGGACATACTTTCGGAACTCCAGCCAGCAATGTACACGAACAAAATAACGCGTAAAAAAATCAGAGAGAATATACCTCTAAAGCCGGCAAATCTATCTCCGGAGGAAAAGAAGATATATGATACTCTGTCCGATGAACCTGTTCATATAGATGGGATTATGGATAAGACGCAATTCTCAATAGGTACTCTATCGCAGATTCTCTTGACCTTGGAGCTTAAAAAGATTATAAAGCAAGTTCCGGGTAAAATGTTCATAAGGATATAA
- the topA gene encoding type I DNA topoisomerase — MSKSLVIVESPAKAKTINRYLGSNFVVKASMGHIIDLPAKEFGVDIEHDFNPKYVVIKGKQKILKELAAQAQKSDVVYLATDPDREGEAISWHLKNSICKNKKGLRVLLHEITSSSVKAAFNNPSDIKMDKVNAQQARRILDRVVGYKISPVLWKKVGRNLSAGRVQSVAVRIIIDREREIQKFKSEEYWAIIVDLKTSASENLRAKLSKLKVTNKAQADKIAENVKNAEFVVSKVDTKTQKKPASPPFITSRLQQEASSKLHFSSTRTMRIAQQLYEGLETGEGTAGLITYMRTDSVRVSGEAINEVRNYIKNKYGEKYLPSKPNFYKSKKTAQDAHEAIRPTSASRDPEKIKKFLTDDQFKLYKLIWNKFIASQMAPAVVQSTTAEIKAGDYIFTASGSTVLFHGYMAIHGNDTKEDETKLPLLKEGDILKLIKLLPEQHFTKPPSRYTEGTLIRVLDEKGIGRPSTYAPTINTIQNRKYVTKIKGFFHPTNTGVLTNNFLIEKFSDILDIKFTADMESLLDLIESGKKDWLDVLKQFYVHFEKNLTQAETPEKTNVKCEKCGSPMVIRWRFGRKFYACSAFPKCKETKSFGNDDPLIKDMPTQETEYKCEKCGSSMLIRTSRGGQFLACSSYPKCRNTKSLDKDGKIVERKPPEESDQVCEKCGSKMLIKTNRRGQKFLACSGYPKCKNAKPLPKSNK, encoded by the coding sequence ATGTCTAAATCACTTGTCATTGTTGAATCGCCTGCAAAGGCAAAAACGATCAACCGATATTTAGGTTCCAATTTTGTCGTAAAAGCATCCATGGGACATATTATAGACTTGCCTGCAAAAGAATTCGGAGTAGATATCGAGCATGATTTTAATCCTAAGTATGTTGTCATAAAGGGCAAACAAAAAATCCTTAAGGAACTAGCCGCGCAAGCGCAGAAATCTGATGTAGTCTATCTTGCAACTGACCCGGACAGAGAGGGCGAAGCAATATCATGGCATTTAAAAAACTCAATATGCAAGAATAAAAAGGGGTTGCGTGTCCTGCTCCATGAAATTACCTCATCTTCAGTAAAGGCTGCTTTTAATAATCCCTCAGATATTAAAATGGATAAAGTAAATGCTCAGCAGGCAAGAAGAATTCTGGACAGGGTTGTAGGATATAAAATCAGTCCTGTTTTATGGAAAAAAGTGGGAAGAAACTTAAGTGCCGGAAGAGTTCAGTCTGTTGCAGTAAGAATTATAATTGACAGGGAGAGAGAGATTCAGAAATTCAAGTCCGAAGAGTATTGGGCAATAATAGTAGATCTTAAAACTTCTGCCAGCGAAAATTTGAGAGCAAAGTTATCTAAGCTTAAGGTTACAAATAAAGCACAGGCAGACAAGATAGCTGAAAATGTTAAAAATGCGGAATTTGTTGTATCTAAGGTAGATACAAAAACTCAGAAAAAACCTGCTTCTCCTCCATTCATAACAAGCAGACTTCAGCAGGAGGCAAGTTCAAAATTGCACTTTTCATCTACAAGAACCATGAGAATCGCGCAGCAACTCTATGAAGGGCTGGAAACGGGTGAAGGTACAGCAGGACTGATTACTTATATGCGTACGGATTCTGTGCGTGTATCAGGGGAGGCTATTAATGAGGTAAGAAATTACATAAAAAATAAATATGGAGAGAAGTATCTGCCATCTAAACCTAATTTTTACAAAAGCAAAAAAACAGCGCAAGACGCACATGAAGCAATTCGTCCAACAAGCGCTTCAAGAGATCCTGAAAAAATCAAAAAATTCCTTACAGATGATCAGTTCAAGCTGTACAAGCTTATATGGAATAAATTTATTGCAAGCCAGATGGCGCCTGCAGTCGTTCAGTCCACAACAGCAGAAATTAAAGCAGGCGACTATATATTCACTGCTTCAGGATCAACTGTCTTATTTCATGGATATATGGCAATTCACGGAAATGACACTAAAGAAGACGAGACAAAACTCCCTTTGCTAAAAGAAGGTGATATATTGAAATTGATAAAGCTATTACCTGAACAACATTTCACAAAGCCGCCTTCCCGATATACAGAAGGCACCTTGATACGCGTATTGGATGAGAAAGGAATAGGAAGACCTTCCACTTATGCGCCGACAATTAATACTATACAGAACAGAAAATACGTAACAAAGATAAAAGGATTCTTTCATCCTACAAATACCGGAGTACTTACAAATAATTTTTTAATTGAAAAATTCTCTGACATCCTTGATATAAAGTTTACCGCAGATATGGAATCGCTTCTAGACCTGATTGAAAGCGGCAAAAAAGACTGGCTTGATGTGCTTAAGCAGTTTTATGTGCATTTTGAAAAGAACCTTACACAAGCTGAAACTCCGGAAAAGACCAATGTGAAATGTGAAAAGTGCGGGAGTCCCATGGTTATTAGATGGAGATTTGGCAGAAAATTCTACGCATGTAGCGCGTTTCCAAAGTGCAAAGAAACAAAATCTTTTGGAAATGATGATCCATTGATAAAAGACATGCCTACGCAGGAAACCGAATATAAGTGCGAGAAATGCGGGAGCTCTATGCTGATAAGAACATCCAGAGGCGGGCAATTTCTGGCATGCAGCAGCTATCCTAAATGCAGGAACACAAAGAGTCTTGATAAGGACGGAAAGATCGTAGAAAGAAAGCCTCCTGAAGAATCGGATCAGGTTTGCGAAAAGTGCGGAAGCAAAATGCTGATAAAAACAAACCGGCGAGGACAAAAATTCTTAGCGTGCAGTGGCTATCCTAAATGCAAAAACGCAAAACCTCTGCCAAAATCAAATAAGTAA
- a CDS encoding serine protease: MRSLLSACIFVFLFHSVSFAISIDDLSKTVVFLRQQSQQKVEVDGKLAEVWFRYPGTEDFKPMIKSNGGSGFILRYKKRDYLVTAKHVAESLSPTGEIVMNLPEGKSASITFQWLLQENIIKGAHWFHHPKADISVHPVAYNNSFDILAISEDLYPKQATEIILLNSAYIVGFPLGLGVLEKLSPVAKEAKVASKLTSIDNPSISPDLHFILLDQALSQGYSGAPVFYIEDIMSGISIGNQQMKGGEKLHLLGLQSSALSDKTGGKFSLVVPISYIWDILESQEFRTYENKLETKE, translated from the coding sequence ATGAGAAGTTTATTGAGTGCTTGTATTTTTGTTTTTTTATTTCACTCTGTTTCTTTTGCTATATCGATAGATGATTTGAGCAAAACTGTTGTTTTTCTTCGGCAACAATCACAGCAAAAAGTGGAGGTAGATGGGAAGCTTGCCGAGGTGTGGTTCCGTTACCCTGGCACTGAAGATTTTAAACCGATGATAAAATCTAATGGAGGATCGGGTTTTATTCTTAGATATAAAAAAAGAGATTACCTCGTAACGGCTAAACACGTTGCAGAATCACTTTCACCAACAGGTGAAATTGTTATGAATCTGCCTGAAGGAAAAAGTGCGAGCATCACGTTTCAGTGGCTATTGCAAGAAAACATAATAAAGGGAGCACATTGGTTTCACCACCCAAAAGCTGATATATCTGTTCACCCTGTAGCTTATAATAATAGTTTCGACATTTTAGCCATAAGCGAAGATCTTTATCCGAAGCAAGCCACAGAGATAATATTGCTTAACTCGGCATATATTGTGGGGTTCCCATTGGGTTTGGGCGTTCTAGAAAAACTAAGCCCTGTTGCAAAGGAGGCTAAGGTGGCTAGCAAATTAACATCTATAGACAACCCTAGCATCTCACCTGATCTTCATTTCATCCTCCTTGACCAAGCACTTTCTCAAGGATACAGCGGAGCGCCCGTATTTTATATAGAAGATATTATGTCTGGAATATCGATTGGTAATCAACAGATGAAGGGTGGTGAAAAATTACACTTGCTGGGTTTACAGAGCAGTGCACTCTCCGACAAAACAGGCGGTAAATTTTCTTTGGTCGTCCCTATTTCATATATTTGGGACATATTGGAATCCCAAGAGTTTCGCACTTATGAAAACAAATTAGAAACCAAGGAATAG
- a CDS encoding Gfo/Idh/MocA family oxidoreductase, with translation MLKAGIVGMGHMGERHINSYKNIDNVEVGAVNDVRINELKKKFDLEGIKTYEKFENLLNDKDIDFVDICLPTFLHKEYTIKALDAGKHVICEKPMAMNVEECDAMIEAQKKSNKFLMIAQCLRFWPEYEILKDYVSKNKFGRLLSLYLLRACQTPSWSWNNWLAQGSKSGGAILDLHVHDVDMVNYLLGMPEAVYSVGANAIEGGGIDILSTQYLYDKDIVVTVDCNWVVSGGFGFEMSYRACFEEGTIIFSSKNNPKVTVYPKGKDPFIPEPGTKDAYEKELSYFADCIEKGRNPEIVTPKSARDTIKIVTAELKSIESKERVLV, from the coding sequence ATGCTTAAAGCCGGAATAGTTGGTATGGGACATATGGGAGAGAGACACATTAATAGCTATAAGAATATAGATAATGTGGAGGTTGGGGCAGTTAATGATGTGCGGATTAATGAATTAAAAAAGAAGTTTGATCTTGAAGGGATTAAAACATACGAAAAATTTGAGAATCTGCTGAATGATAAAGACATAGACTTTGTTGACATATGCTTGCCCACATTTCTTCACAAGGAATATACAATTAAAGCACTTGATGCAGGCAAGCATGTAATTTGTGAAAAACCTATGGCTATGAATGTTGAGGAATGTGACGCAATGATTGAAGCCCAGAAAAAAAGCAATAAATTTCTCATGATTGCACAATGCCTCAGATTCTGGCCGGAATATGAAATACTTAAGGATTATGTTTCTAAGAATAAGTTTGGCAGGCTTCTGTCATTATATCTGCTTCGAGCATGCCAAACCCCTTCATGGTCATGGAATAATTGGCTGGCACAGGGAAGTAAAAGCGGTGGAGCAATACTGGATCTGCACGTTCATGACGTGGATATGGTGAATTATCTATTAGGTATGCCAGAAGCTGTCTATAGTGTTGGAGCAAATGCAATAGAGGGCGGCGGAATTGATATATTGTCAACACAGTACTTATACGATAAAGATATTGTTGTAACAGTGGATTGCAACTGGGTTGTCTCTGGAGGATTTGGATTCGAGATGAGTTACAGAGCATGTTTTGAAGAAGGCACTATTATTTTCTCTTCCAAGAACAATCCCAAAGTTACAGTATATCCAAAAGGCAAAGATCCTTTCATTCCTGAACCTGGAACAAAAGACGCATACGAAAAAGAGCTATCGTATTTTGCAGACTGTATAGAAAAAGGCAGAAATCCTGAAATAGTTACTCCCAAAAGTGCTCGAGATACAATAAAAATAGTAACTGCTGAACTGAAATCGATAGAATCTAAAGAAAGGGTTCTGGTTTGA
- a CDS encoding phosphoribosylanthranilate isomerase: protein MLATPKIKICGITNLKDIELVSSSGADYAGILLNVAASPRSVDGKKAESLCLRARIPVVVLLWQPTFKEIKIAYNRLKPYAFQLLSQEKQELVAEIKSKIPDVMVWKSLHLPSSEQGIDTNIKDMRIRINAYMNKGADAILIDTVYKSGSSVQHGGTGKISNWNTVVELFKNLDVPLFLAGGITPSNVKDAINQVNPYGIDVASGVEKEKGIKDPVKVRELVKIVRRIEEHG from the coding sequence ATGCTTGCAACCCCTAAAATTAAAATTTGCGGTATTACAAATCTTAAGGATATAGAACTAGTTTCATCCTCGGGTGCTGACTATGCAGGGATTTTGCTCAATGTTGCTGCTTCTCCACGTAGCGTTGACGGGAAAAAAGCGGAAAGTTTATGTCTAAGAGCAAGAATCCCCGTTGTTGTCCTTTTATGGCAACCTACATTCAAAGAAATTAAAATTGCATATAATAGATTGAAGCCGTATGCGTTTCAACTGCTCAGTCAGGAAAAACAGGAGCTGGTGGCAGAGATAAAATCAAAAATCCCGGATGTAATGGTATGGAAATCCCTGCATCTGCCGTCTTCAGAACAGGGCATTGATACCAATATCAAGGATATGAGAATAAGAATAAATGCCTATATGAATAAAGGAGCTGATGCAATTCTCATTGATACGGTTTATAAATCTGGAAGCAGTGTTCAACATGGTGGAACAGGCAAGATTTCTAATTGGAACACAGTAGTTGAGCTCTTTAAAAATCTGGATGTACCTCTGTTCCTTGCAGGAGGAATAACGCCTTCTAATGTCAAGGATGCTATAAACCAAGTCAATCCCTATGGTATTGATGTTGCAAGCGGTGTGGAAAAAGAAAAAGGAATAAAAGATCCTGTAAAAGTCAGGGAGTTAGTAAAAATAGTGAGGAGGATTGAAGAACATGGCTAA
- a CDS encoding HD domain-containing protein, which produces MAKQYAVELRIDDRIDSVFIVRNKHMRITKNNKSYLAFELVDKSGEIVGRIWDKAEEMSQLFKDNDFVRVIGIAESFQNMLQINIKQIQKVNENEIDIDDFLPKTDKDIDIMFNQIVSIIDSIKNKWLKNLLHAVFAVEEYSELFKKAPASIKMHNYYIGGLLEHTLSVASMCMEIDKYYKNINKDLLMAGAILHDIGKIYEYEYSHAFDYTDRGRLIGHIVIGTQMVKSKIAEISQFPAELEMLLEHMLLSHHGQYEWGSPKKPKVLEAVILHYLDDMDAKISGFQGMVEKSQEPDKKWTSRSFMFDNKMLYKDSNIG; this is translated from the coding sequence ATGGCTAAACAATACGCAGTTGAACTCAGGATTGATGATAGGATTGACAGTGTATTTATTGTGCGAAATAAGCACATGAGGATAACAAAAAACAATAAATCCTATCTTGCATTTGAACTTGTAGATAAATCAGGAGAGATCGTGGGAAGAATTTGGGATAAGGCAGAAGAAATGTCCCAGTTATTTAAGGATAATGATTTTGTAAGGGTTATTGGCATAGCGGAAAGTTTTCAGAATATGTTACAGATAAATATTAAACAGATTCAGAAGGTTAATGAAAATGAAATAGATATTGATGATTTTCTGCCAAAGACTGATAAGGACATAGACATAATGTTTAACCAAATTGTCAGCATAATTGATAGTATCAAAAATAAGTGGCTTAAGAATTTGCTGCATGCAGTCTTTGCAGTGGAGGAATATAGCGAGTTATTCAAAAAGGCACCAGCATCGATAAAAATGCATAATTACTATATTGGCGGATTGCTGGAACATACTTTGTCAGTGGCCAGTATGTGCATGGAAATAGATAAGTATTATAAAAACATTAATAAAGACCTTCTCATGGCAGGTGCCATTTTACACGATATTGGCAAGATATATGAGTATGAATATTCACATGCCTTTGATTATACGGATAGGGGCAGATTGATAGGCCATATTGTAATAGGAACACAAATGGTAAAGTCGAAGATAGCTGAGATTTCCCAGTTTCCAGCGGAATTGGAAATGCTGCTTGAACATATGCTTCTCAGTCATCATGGGCAGTATGAATGGGGATCACCCAAGAAGCCGAAGGTACTAGAAGCAGTTATACTTCATTATCTGGATGATATGGATGCAAAGATATCGGGCTTTCAAGGAATGGTAGAAAAGTCTCAGGAGCCGGATAAAAAGTGGACAAGCCGCAGTTTTATGTTTGATAATAAAATGCTCTATAAGGACAGTAATATTGGCTGA